The following are from one region of the Silene latifolia isolate original U9 population chromosome 9, ASM4854445v1, whole genome shotgun sequence genome:
- the LOC141600575 gene encoding SCY1-like protein 2 B codes for MKTLTQAFAKTAAGIEKTVQTTVQEVTGLKALTDYDLLDQIGSAGPALVWKLFAAKPRGTASGQYAAVCVWLLDKRALSEARARAGMSKAAEDAFFDVLRGDAARLVRMRHPGVIHVVQGLDETKNAMAFVTEAILASVANALGDLNNLGNYWNGILLKHDLSISPVEKREKDCSLFS; via the coding sequence ATGAAAACCCTAACACAAGCCTTCGCCAAAACCGCTGCAGGGATCGAGAAAACAGTCCAAACAACGGTTCAGGAAGTGACCGGCCTGAAAGCGCTAACCGACTACGATCTGCTAGACCAGATCGGCTCTGCTGGACCGGCTTTAGTATGGAAATTGTTCGCCGCCAAGCCACGTGGCACTGCGTCGGGACAGTACGCCGCGGTATGTGTCTGGTTACTCGACAAGCGAGCGTTATCGGAGGCGCGTGCGCGTGCGGGGATGTCGAAGGCGGCGGAGGATGCGTTTTTTGATGTGTTACGTGGTGACGCTGCGAGGTTGGTGAGGATGCGGCATCCAGGAGTGATTCACGTGGTGCAGGGGTTGGATGAGACCAAGAATGCTATGGCGTTTGTAACGGAAGCGATTTTAGCGTCTGTGGCGAATGCGCTTGGTGATTTGAATAATCTTGGCAATTATTGGAATGGAATCCTACTCAAACATGACCTATCCATCTCACCTGTAGAAAAGCGGGAAAAAGATTGCTCTCTCTTTTCGTAG